The genomic interval ATGATTAAACGCCCCAGATTTATTGCCTTTGATGTCAGAGAAGCCACTGTCGGTCACGGCGTTTAGACCGATATTTCCAGCGGAGGCTAAAGAGACATTCCCCCCCGCATTTAACGTGCTGCCAGAAAAATTTAAGTCCCCAACAGTGGTTTGCAAGGACGCGTTCCCACCTGCTTTGATCGTTGTACCATAATTCTTAATTTGACTGCCATTAAATGCCAAAGTGCCATCAGACGCATGCGTCACACTCGACGCACCCGCATTTAACTCTATCGAACCAATATTAATAGACCCTGCTTGCATCGCCAAATCCGAGCCAGATTGAATGGTGCCACC from Commensalibacter nepenthis carries:
- a CDS encoding hemagglutinin repeat-containing protein, which translates into the protein MQGTNSIALTATNGDISNIGGTIKGGKISLNAQNGSVINLDTVNDYLVNGGKGSYLGSQGQIIASDTLGIKASDSIITHGGTIQSGSDLAMQAGSINIGSIELNAGASSVTHASDGTLAFNGSQIKNYGTTIKAGGNASLQTTVGDLNFSGSTLNAGGNVSLASAGNIGLNAVTDSGFSDIKGNKSGAFNH